One SAR324 cluster bacterium genomic region harbors:
- a CDS encoding transposase, producing the protein MTTRGYALCDDQWQRIKHLLPGRVGTVGVTAKDNHLFVKAVLYRYRVGIPRRDLPERFGGFRVIHTRHMRWGKQGVWQWVCEVLAAEADKEYAQIDSTIVRAHQHSAGAKKA; encoded by the coding sequence ATGACTACCAGAGGCTATGCTCTCTGTGATGATCAGTGGCAACGGATCAAACATCTGCTCCCCGGCAGAGTTGGTACAGTCGGGGTTACTGCCAAAGATAATCACCTCTTTGTCAAGGCAGTGCTCTACCGTTATCGGGTCGGTATCCCCCGGCGTGACCTGCCCGAACGCTTTGGCGGCTTTCGGGTGATTCACACTCGTCACATGCGCTGGGGCAAGCAGGGTGTCTGGCAATGGGTCTGTGAAGTGCTCGCTGCCGAGGCAGACAAAGAGTATGCCCAGATTGACAGCACGATTGTGCGGGCCCATCAACACAGTGCTGGCGCAAAAAAAGC